A DNA window from Purpureocillium takamizusanense chromosome 9, complete sequence contains the following coding sequences:
- a CDS encoding uncharacterized protein (COG:S~TransMembrane:7 (o12-30i42-61o97-114i126-149o169-194i206-228o240-262i)~EggNog:ENOG503NYJ6): MSSSLAAESWTWYGLTWLVVAIRMVSQILLRGSVKKLKADDGLMMFAMATDTVLIVCMNIISNTNSNLIDPNQPATFTPEDIKQRTFGSKMVLVSEQMQILTIWTIKACLLLMYHRLTLSLKGNLIVKLVAGYVAVGFVVMEILYLGVWCRPFNQYWAVPPNSSQCSAATNHLITNAVLNISSDLMIIMIPMPILLQSRISIKKKIILITVFALGGFTILSAILNKYYSFSQPYGSAWTFWYIRESSTAIIVANLPLTWTLFRRMFNLRSFNGGSDYSKTRSGHPTSTVRSQGQQRRNPGRSYISAGEGRDGMHDLDLSESQEQITKESNEYGISLKIYQRRDVQVRSEPAGGTTSGSKSDSNESLPEGLTTTTIKGGGGHRQSSRDVETASARSAGGGVPVNAAPGV, translated from the exons CTGACATGGCTCGTGGTCGCGATTCGAAT GGTGTCCCAGATCCTCCTGCGGGGATCGGTCAAGAAGCTGAAAGCAGATGACGGGCTGATGATGTTCGCCATG GCTACCGACACCGTCCTGATTGTGTGCATGAACATCATATCCAACACGAACAGCAACCTCATCGACCCGAACCAGCCCGCGACGTTTACGCCCGAAGACATCAAGCAGCGAACGTTCGGCTCCAAGATGGTGCTGGTATCGGAGCAAATGCAAATCCTCACCATCTGGACCATCAAGGCATGCCTACTGCTGATGTATCATCGGCTGAC GTTGAGCTTAAAGGGCAATCTCAtcgtcaagctcgtcgcAGGCTACGTTGCtgtcggcttcgtcgtcatggagATCCTTTACCTTGGCGTCTGGTGCAGACCCTTTAATCAATACTGGGCCGTTCCCCCCAACAGTT CGCAatgctccgccgccaccaaccaTCTCATCACAAACGCGGTCCTCAACATCTCGTCCGACCTCATGATCATCATGATACCCATGCCCATCCTTCTGCAATCCCGAATATCCATAAAGAAGAAGATTATCCTCATCACCGTGTTcgcgctcggcggcttcACG ATCTTATCAGCCATCCTCAACAAGTACTATAGCTTCAGCCAGCCGTACGGATCGGCCTGGACGTTCTGGTACATTCGCGAATCCTCGACGGCAatcatcgtcgccaacctACCCCTGACGTGGACCCTCTTCCGGCGCATGTTCAACCTCCGCTCCttcaacggcggcagcgactaTTCCAAGACGCGCAGCGGGCACCCCACGTCCACGGTCCGTTcccagggccagcagcgacgcAACCCGGGCCGCAGCTACATCTCCGCCGGagagggccgcgacggcatgcACGACCTCGACCTGTCGGAGAGCCAGGAGCAAATCACCAAGGAGAGCAACGAGTACGGCATCTCCCTCAAGATCtaccagcgccgcgacgtgCAGGTCAGGTCGgagcccgcgggcggcaccaccagcggcagcaagtCTGATTCCAATGAATCGCTACCCGAAGGCCTGACGACCACCACgatcaagggcggcggcggccaccgtcAAAGCTCACGGGACGTGGAAACAGCGTCAGCGCGCTCTGCGGGCGGAGGGGTGCCCGTCAACGCGGCTCCCGGCGTATAA
- a CDS encoding uncharacterized protein (EggNog:ENOG503P5XY) — MAASPCDRFFVFSKLPLEIRLLIWRAALPDVDGPVLLPYKTGCLRIPRPSISDEGYDATAGNRLHMDFCHNLLDKALVTTPLASVNREARGASLSWMRREIKATEVRLGRDNNNLCSSFARPFDPGHDALYVGTDKLHDFCVEPYDSLTQPDIAELQVSVSPCLVPTTLAVPEAVFRRDGVALFEILQWYSGITVILVVVGAQPQWQDDCLTKVQPRWGTEVVRGYGLSWNRATISFDVVAVGDVGDLETYGWLIDDDCQESAVGLVGELNALEIRAVRAVRR; from the coding sequence atggccgcgtcgccctgCGACCGCTTTTTTGTCTTTTCCAAACTTCCGCTGGAAATCCGCCTGCTGATATGGCGTGCCGCGCTGCCCGATGTTGACGGGCCGGTCTTGCTGCCCTACAAAACGGGCTGTTTGCGGATACCACGCCCCTCGATCTCCGATGAGGGCTACGACGCAACCGCGGGAAACAGGTTGCACATGGACTTTTGTCACAACCTGCTGGACAAGGCCCTGGTTACGACGCCTCTGGCTTCCGTCAATCGagaggcccgcggcgcgtcTCTATCCTGGATGCGTCGGGAGATCAAGGCCACAGAAGTGCGCCTTGGCCGggacaacaacaacctcTGCAGCTCTTTCGCGAGACCCTTCGACCCAGGCCACGATGCGCTCTACGTTGGAACGGATAAGCTGCATGACTTTTGCGTTGAGCCGTACGACAGCCTCACCCAGCCAGATATCGCGGAGCTCCAGGTCAGCGTCAGTCCATGTCTGGTCCCCACGACCCTCGCAGTACCCGAGGCCGTTTTCCGCCGCGACGGGGTCGCCTTGTTCGAGATCCTCCAGTGGTATTCCGGGATAACGGTCattctcgtcgtcgtgggcgcgcaGCCACAGTGGCAAGACGACTGCCTCACCAAGGTACAGCCGAGATGGGGGACCGAAGTTGTGCGCGGCTACGGCCTCTCCTGGAACCGCGCAACCATTTCCTTCGACGTGGTCGCCGTTGGGGATGTTGGTGACTTGGAAACGTACGGCTGGTTAATAGATGATGATTGCCAGGAGTCTGCAGTTGGGCTGGTAGGGGAGCTCAACGCCCTCGAGATCCGCGCTGTCCGTGCCGTCCGACGATGA